Genomic segment of Paenibacillus polymyxa:
TTTCACTTAAAGAAAACACCTGGAATCCGCCGCTGTCTGTTAAAATAGGGCGATCCCAATTCATAAACTTGTGCAGCCCACCCGCTTCACGAATAATATCGTGTCCGGGACGAAGAAACAAATGGTACGTGTTACTCAAAATAATTTGAGCATCCATCGCTTTCAGTTCCTCAGGACTCATCGTTTTAACAGTCGCTTGAGTTCCCACCGGCATAAAGGTTGGTGTCTCAATAACTCCGTGAGGTGTGTGTACACGCCCGAGACGAGCTCCCGATTGCTTGCAGGTTTTAATATGTTCGTATCTTATTGCTGGTGCCATATTTTCTCTACCATCCTTAATTAATAAATGAACATTGCGTCCCCGAAGCTGAAGAACCGATATTGTCGGTCAATCGCCTCCTGGTAAGCATGCATAATATTCTCCCTGCCCGCCAGTGCGCTGACCAGCATAACCAAGGTGGATTTAGGCAAATGGAAATTCGTAATCATCGCATCCACCACACGGAATTCGTAGCCTGGATAAATAAAAATCTGTGTCCAGCCACTGCTGGCCTGCAGCACTCCATCTGCGAATGTATTGCCCACCGTCTCCAGCGTTCGACAACTGGTTGTTCCCACTGCCACGATTCTCCCACCGCGCGCCTTGGTTGCATTAAGTACATCTGCCGTTTCCTGTGATAATGAATAATACTCTTCGTGCATGACATGCTCTTCAATCGTATCCACAGACATCGGTCTGAACGTCCCTAAGCCAACATGAAGTGTGATAAAGGCAACGGTAACGCCCTTCTTTTTAATCTGGTCCAGCAATTCTTCTGTAAAATGCAGCCCTGCCGTTGGAGCCGCAGCCGAACCTTCATGTCGAGCATAAACGGTCTGATAACGCTCGCGATCATCCAGTTGTTCCTTGATATACGGCGGAAGCGGCATCTGCCCCAGACGGTCCAAGATCTCCTGAAAAATACCGTCATATGAAAATGAAAGCACCCTTCCGCCCATATCTCCTTCTTCCTCAATTACTGCTTTCAGCTCATCACCGAAAACAATAACAGCACCCTTTTTTAGCTTTTTACCGGGTTTCACCAATGCTTCCCATCGGTCCCCTTGCAGTTGCTTAAGCAGCAAAACCTCAGCCTTAGCTCCCGTGTCTTCCTTGATGCCAAACAAGCGTGCAGGAATCACTCTCGTATCGTTTAATACCAGCGTATCCCCTGGTTGGAGATACTGCACAATATCCGAAAACGTATGATGACCCACTTTACCGTTATTTTTGTTTAACGTCAGTAATCTGGAAGCGCTCCGATCAAGCAAAGGTGTCTGTGCAATTAATGTTTCAGGCAGTTCAAAATCGTAGTCGTTTACATTCATATATTGGTCAGTCCTTAACTATATCCACATTTTTGTAATAGTGTTGCAAAATTTTCTTGTAATCATACCCCTGCTCGGCCAAACCGTTGGCACCCCATTGGGATAAGCCCAAACCATGACCATTTCCTTTACCTGTAAAAATAAAGCTTTGTGTTTTGTCAATGACTCGTGCATGACGATCTTCATTCATGACGATCACCCCGTTACCACTTGAAGTACTGCTGCCAGATGCGGACAGGATTTGAGTGCCTTGTGTACCACTTACATGAGAAGTAGCCCCATCAGCGCCTAATACAGTATAACTTCCGGTACTCGCAATATCAAACAGTGTGCTCGGGAGTCCGCCCATTGCTGAGCGAAACATATCCGGATATTTCACTTTCAAAGGGGATCCGTTCGCTTCAACCTCCAACACTCGCCCTGATGGACCACGTTTGGTGACATCGAGGTGATTAATAGAGGAAGGCACCGTGCCCGTTACTTTCCCTTGCAGGGATTTAGCAAGCTGAGCTGACGTAAAGGGCCCCCGCACCCATGCATAGTCTCCGGACTGAGGCACCTTTTCTAATACAATGATCTCTTCGCCCGGCTGCGCCTTGGCTATTGGTGTAACCGTCGATTGAATTTGGGGAATAGGACGCACATTTGTATTTTCCGCAGTGACGGTGATTTTGTCTAACCCCGCTTCTGTGACACCCTCCAGTTCCTTAGCATTATCCTCACGAATATACCCTGTCTTGCCACTGGAGAGAAGTACATGATACCACTCCTGTGCTCCTTTTTGCGCTGAAGTATCTCCCGAGCTGTCTACGCTGGCAAAGGCTTCGCCACCACTGTTCCACACCTCTGAGGCATCTGCTGTCACACCGCCCGCATTAGATGAAAATACAGCTTCGACCACTTTGCCGCCACTTTTAATGACTTCACCAGCTGTTGCATCTACAGCCTCATTGACATTGGCATGTTCCGAGCTCTTACCGTTGTAAGCCTGGCTTAACGTGCCATCTACTACATTGCCGATCTGAAACCGATTGCCTTGAGCAAGCGCGTAGCTACGAGCCGCTACCGCTTGAACCTTGAGCGCTTCATCTGGCCATGAGGAATAGACCTCTGCTCCTACCACGGAATACAAATACTGCTCCAGAGGAACTTCATTCACAAGCGCCAGCTGGCCTGACGTCATGGCAATCTCCATCTCGCCGCGATATGTACGCTGTGATCTCTCCATCACTTGTATTCCATCATTACCGCCGTTGACAATTACCTTGCTATGATCAGAACCACTTAGCATGTAATGAGACATCACCTGCGAGCCAGTCGTGACTCCTGCTTCCTGTCTTATAATGAGGCCGGTTTGAGTAGCATTAACTTTAGACAGCGTGAGTCTCGGCTGCTTGCTCTCCAGCTCTGTTTTCAAAGCCGACAGCTTGCTGTCATTACTTTCTTCTCCAACCCATACAGCATACTGGCCTCTTGATTGAATTACAGTAAAAGCATCAAAGCCTGCCGCAGCAATTGTCGTTCGAACGAGATTAGCTTCCTGCTCGCTTCCGTAGCTTCCTGTGGACCAATGCTTGTTTCCCTTAACCTCGGCCTGCGCTCCGGTTGCGGAGGAAATCCGCTGTACAGCAGCCTGCGCAGACTGCTCACTAGCATATATTCCCGCGTACACTTGATACACTGAGCTACCATTTTTTGAACCGATAAAAACCGTAGGTTTATCATTAGTCTTTTGCAGGGCTTGGGCCGCTTTTATCGCCGCTGCTTCATTTCCTTCAAGTACCTTCACCCGATAGCTGTCTACACTAAAACGAGCCGTACTGTCTGGCAGTCCCATCCAAGTTTGAAAACTGCCCCCACTGTTCTGTCCAACACTCAGACCTCCTGATGATTTCAAGGTTACAGCGGGGACTGTCGCTTTATATTTGCTACCTAGATCCGCAAAAATCACTACACGAATATCCTCTTGGGCGGCAGCAGCGTGAACGCCCGAAGACCAAGGTATGCACACTGTAGCTAATACCATAATCGCTGCTGCTCGTTTGGCCCGGCCCATCCATGCACCGAAAATACTTTTTCGGTTAAATGCTTCTCCACTCATTTCTGGCTCCCCCAATCTAGCTGTCTAGCACTTATATTGCGTAATTTATCGGGATCTCGACCCTTGTCTATCCCTTTAAATACATCGGCGGAATAAACCAAAATATGAACCCGCTCGAATCTTACTTACACTCTCACTTCCCTCAATCATCCGTCAGCCAATATCGTATTCACCATAATTGCGTGTAATCATGCAATGATTTTTTGAAAAGCATCATGTTTCCTACTCACCGTGGATCCGTTGGCAGTGGGATTCCAAGGTGGCCATATGCCGCCGGAGTCACTGTTCGTCCCCGAGGTGTTCTTTGTAAAAGGCCAATTTGTAACAAATAGGGCTCGTACACATCCTCAATTGTCTGACTCTCCTCACCAATAGTTGCAGCAATGGTGTCCAATCCTACAGGCCCGCCCCGGAATGAATGAATCATGGCCTTAAGCATTTTATGATCAATTTCATCCAGCCCGAGTGGATCTATTTGAAGTCTCTTTAGCGCCTCTGCAGCCAACTCAGAATGAATAATACCGTCTCCAGCAACCTGGGCAAAATCACGCACCCTTTTTAACAGTCGGTTAGCAATACGCGGGGTCCCCCGTGAACGCAATGCGATTTCCTCCGCCGCATCCCCAACAATCTCAATCTCCATAATATCCGCATTCCTAGACACGATGTAAGCCAGCTCGTCTGTCGTATAAAACTCTAATCGACTAATAACACCAAACCGGTCACGCAATGGCGCAGAGAGCAGCCCAGCGCGCGTAGTGGCCCCTATAAGGGTAAAGGGTGGCAAATCCAGACGGACCGAACGTGCACTCGGGCCTTTGCCAATCATAATGTCCAGCGCAAAATCCTCCATCGCCGGATACATGACTTCTTCCACCGTACGATGAAGGCGATGAATCTCATCAATGAACAAAACATCACCCTCTTGAAGATTGGTCAGCAATGCTGCCAAATCTCCCGGTCTTTCAATTGCAGGACCTGAAGTCGTACGCAAATTAACCCCCAACTCATTGGCGATAATGTTAGCAAGAGTTGTTTTACCCAACCCAGGCGGTCCGTACAACAGTACATGGTCCAACGCTTCTTTACGCATTTTGGCCGCTTCAATATATACTTTCAGATTTTCCTTAACCTGATTTTGCCCGATATATTCATTTAGATAACGGGGGCGAAGGCTTAGCTCCGCCGTCTGGTCTTCCATCATCAAATTGGCGGAAATAATCCGGTCATCCATGTTCCATCGCTCCTCTTTTCACCAGACAT
This window contains:
- the queA gene encoding tRNA preQ1(34) S-adenosylmethionine ribosyltransferase-isomerase QueA, translated to MNVNDYDFELPETLIAQTPLLDRSASRLLTLNKNNGKVGHHTFSDIVQYLQPGDTLVLNDTRVIPARLFGIKEDTGAKAEVLLLKQLQGDRWEALVKPGKKLKKGAVIVFGDELKAVIEEEGDMGGRVLSFSYDGIFQEILDRLGQMPLPPYIKEQLDDRERYQTVYARHEGSAAAPTAGLHFTEELLDQIKKKGVTVAFITLHVGLGTFRPMSVDTIEEHVMHEEYYSLSQETADVLNATKARGGRIVAVGTTSCRTLETVGNTFADGVLQASSGWTQIFIYPGYEFRVVDAMITNFHLPKSTLVMLVSALAGRENIMHAYQEAIDRQYRFFSFGDAMFIY
- a CDS encoding SpoIID/LytB domain-containing protein; protein product: MSGEAFNRKSIFGAWMGRAKRAAAIMVLATVCIPWSSGVHAAAAQEDIRVVIFADLGSKYKATVPAVTLKSSGGLSVGQNSGGSFQTWMGLPDSTARFSVDSYRVKVLEGNEAAAIKAAQALQKTNDKPTVFIGSKNGSSVYQVYAGIYASEQSAQAAVQRISSATGAQAEVKGNKHWSTGSYGSEQEANLVRTTIAAAGFDAFTVIQSRGQYAVWVGEESNDSKLSALKTELESKQPRLTLSKVNATQTGLIIRQEAGVTTGSQVMSHYMLSGSDHSKVIVNGGNDGIQVMERSQRTYRGEMEIAMTSGQLALVNEVPLEQYLYSVVGAEVYSSWPDEALKVQAVAARSYALAQGNRFQIGNVVDGTLSQAYNGKSSEHANVNEAVDATAGEVIKSGGKVVEAVFSSNAGGVTADASEVWNSGGEAFASVDSSGDTSAQKGAQEWYHVLLSSGKTGYIREDNAKELEGVTEAGLDKITVTAENTNVRPIPQIQSTVTPIAKAQPGEEIIVLEKVPQSGDYAWVRGPFTSAQLAKSLQGKVTGTVPSSINHLDVTKRGPSGRVLEVEANGSPLKVKYPDMFRSAMGGLPSTLFDIASTGSYTVLGADGATSHVSGTQGTQILSASGSSTSSGNGVIVMNEDRHARVIDKTQSFIFTGKGNGHGLGLSQWGANGLAEQGYDYKKILQHYYKNVDIVKD
- the ruvB gene encoding Holliday junction branch migration DNA helicase RuvB, which encodes MDDRIISANLMMEDQTAELSLRPRYLNEYIGQNQVKENLKVYIEAAKMRKEALDHVLLYGPPGLGKTTLANIIANELGVNLRTTSGPAIERPGDLAALLTNLQEGDVLFIDEIHRLHRTVEEVMYPAMEDFALDIMIGKGPSARSVRLDLPPFTLIGATTRAGLLSAPLRDRFGVISRLEFYTTDELAYIVSRNADIMEIEIVGDAAEEIALRSRGTPRIANRLLKRVRDFAQVAGDGIIHSELAAEALKRLQIDPLGLDEIDHKMLKAMIHSFRGGPVGLDTIAATIGEESQTIEDVYEPYLLQIGLLQRTPRGRTVTPAAYGHLGIPLPTDPR